In one window of Hymenobacter nivis DNA:
- a CDS encoding multicopper oxidase domain-containing protein: MRVNTLFFFPLLILLLTVRPAWAQTDTTIYHLTLRQEPVVKAGKTVLGMTVNGGIPGPTIRFKEGDYAIIYVKNEMNVATSVHWHGVLAPNFYDGVPYLNTPPIEPGQVQKYAFPLKQSGTYWYHSHTLLQEQSGVYGSIVIEPKHERLTYDKDLVLVLSDWTNQKPATVLRFLKRGTPWYNIRKGTATPLNRVIARGAFGAQLNFWKQRMESFGIADVYYDAFLVNGQPVQQYPDFKPGEKVRLRIINGATSTQFWMTFGGEDPLLVAADGQEVVPVKHNKTFIAVAETYDYLVTIPPTGKLELRATAQDGSGTTSAYLGTGLVLAAPVLLRPDKIALMQQMAKMDMRMGAPALRFRPHHVDPEQIKANWGMQMGKSGKDGKMGGMKMGGDKPMAGMDMGGSDKMGGKKMNDQPAQPKPAMAGMKMDGMKKMDGMKMDGMKMPADTAHAGPDMPMSGMKMGADKPMAGMKMGADKPMAGMKMGGMDMFAEYNYDYLRATQKTAYADTLPVRNVLLNLTGNMQRYIWSMNGVPLSEADEIPIRVNQITRITYNNLTMMHHPMHLHGHFFRVINANGEYSPLKHTVDVPPMKQVVIEVLGNESGDWFLHCHVLYHLVSGMGRVVSYDTPRDPRLKGYPVSTLVHETDRYYTWGRLGVASHMSSLNLVSSNIRNQFNLSVENGWNRNMESEVTYERYLYDYFRVFGGVNVENFRQRLPAPLTELGTAGRMVTKTDAKAVVGVRFLTPYLFSLDARIDNQLRPRLSLGRRIMVFPRLLVSGYYEYQADFGWVNTLDNNRRFEKEVVWRTGAEYLLSRNFSLMGSYDNRFGGGGGLNLRF, from the coding sequence ATGAGAGTTAATACATTATTCTTTTTTCCGCTACTAATTCTGCTGCTCACGGTGCGGCCGGCCTGGGCCCAGACGGATACGACCATTTATCACCTGACTCTGCGGCAGGAGCCGGTGGTGAAGGCCGGTAAAACTGTGCTGGGCATGACCGTCAACGGCGGTATTCCCGGGCCTACTATTCGGTTCAAAGAGGGCGACTACGCCATCATTTACGTCAAGAATGAAATGAACGTGGCAACGTCGGTGCACTGGCACGGGGTCCTGGCACCTAACTTTTACGATGGCGTACCCTACCTCAATACGCCGCCCATCGAGCCGGGGCAGGTGCAGAAGTATGCGTTTCCGCTCAAGCAGTCCGGCACCTACTGGTATCACTCGCACACCCTGCTGCAGGAGCAGAGCGGCGTGTACGGCTCCATCGTTATCGAGCCCAAGCACGAGCGCCTCACCTACGACAAGGACCTGGTGCTCGTGCTCTCGGACTGGACGAACCAGAAGCCGGCCACCGTCCTGCGCTTCCTTAAGCGGGGCACCCCGTGGTACAACATCCGCAAAGGGACGGCCACGCCGCTCAACCGCGTGATTGCCCGCGGGGCCTTCGGGGCGCAGCTCAACTTCTGGAAGCAGCGCATGGAGAGCTTCGGCATCGCTGACGTGTACTACGACGCCTTCCTGGTGAACGGCCAGCCGGTGCAACAGTACCCGGACTTTAAGCCGGGTGAGAAGGTACGCCTGCGCATCATCAACGGGGCGACGTCGACGCAGTTCTGGATGACGTTCGGGGGCGAAGACCCGCTGCTGGTGGCGGCCGACGGGCAGGAAGTGGTGCCGGTGAAGCACAACAAAACCTTCATTGCCGTGGCCGAAACCTACGATTACCTGGTCACAATTCCGCCCACCGGCAAGCTCGAGCTTCGGGCCACGGCGCAGGACGGCTCCGGCACTACTTCGGCTTACCTGGGCACGGGACTAGTATTGGCCGCTCCGGTGCTGCTCCGGCCTGACAAAATCGCGCTCATGCAGCAGATGGCCAAAATGGACATGCGCATGGGCGCGCCCGCGCTCAGGTTTCGCCCCCACCACGTCGACCCCGAGCAGATAAAAGCCAACTGGGGGATGCAGATGGGTAAGTCGGGGAAAGATGGAAAAATGGGCGGTATGAAAATGGGTGGCGATAAGCCGATGGCCGGGATGGACATGGGCGGCAGCGACAAGATGGGTGGCAAGAAGATGAACGACCAGCCCGCGCAACCCAAGCCAGCCATGGCCGGCATGAAGATGGACGGTATGAAGAAGATGGATGGCATGAAGATGGATGGCATGAAAATGCCCGCCGACACGGCCCATGCCGGGCCCGATATGCCGATGAGCGGTATGAAAATGGGAGCCGATAAGCCAATGGCCGGTATGAAAATGGGCGCCGATAAGCCGATGGCCGGGATGAAGATGGGCGGCATGGATATGTTCGCCGAGTACAACTACGATTACTTGCGGGCTACGCAGAAAACGGCCTACGCCGACACCCTGCCCGTGCGTAATGTCCTGCTTAATCTCACCGGCAACATGCAGCGCTACATCTGGAGCATGAACGGCGTGCCCCTGTCGGAGGCGGATGAAATCCCCATTCGGGTCAACCAGATTACGCGCATCACCTACAACAACCTGACGATGATGCACCACCCTATGCATCTGCACGGGCACTTTTTTCGGGTCATCAACGCCAACGGCGAATACTCGCCCCTGAAGCACACGGTGGACGTGCCGCCCATGAAGCAGGTCGTTATCGAGGTGCTGGGCAACGAGTCGGGCGACTGGTTTCTGCACTGCCACGTCCTCTACCACCTGGTGAGCGGGATGGGCCGCGTTGTGAGCTACGATACGCCCCGCGACCCGCGTCTGAAAGGCTACCCGGTGAGCACGCTGGTGCACGAAACCGACAGGTATTACACCTGGGGTCGCCTCGGCGTGGCCTCGCACATGAGCTCGCTGAACCTGGTGTCGTCCAACATCCGCAATCAGTTCAACCTGAGCGTGGAGAACGGTTGGAACCGCAACATGGAATCGGAGGTTACCTACGAGCGCTACCTCTACGACTACTTCCGCGTGTTCGGGGGCGTGAACGTGGAGAACTTCCGGCAGCGGCTGCCCGCCCCGCTCACCGAGCTGGGAACAGCGGGCCGGATGGTAACCAAAACCGATGCCAAGGCCGTGGTCGGGGTCCGCTTCCTGACGCCCTATCTGTTCAGCCTCGATGCCCGCATCGATAACCAGCTGCGCCCCCGCCTGAGCCTGGGCCGGAGAATTATGGTGTTTCCGCGGCTACTCGTATCTGGCTATTATGAATACCAGGCCGACTTTGGGTGGGTGAATACGCTGGACAATAACCGCCGCTTTGAGAAAGAAGTCGTCTGGCGTACCGGGGCCGAATACCTGCTCTCGCGCAACTTCTCGCTGATGGGTAGCTACGACAACCGCTTCGGTGGCGGCGGCGGCCTGAACCTGCGGTTTTAA
- a CDS encoding transposase has translation MPLHSGPNGTLIVALTPDELGALLSVNGAVNGDVFAACLDQVLGPTLRPGDVVVLDNLSVHKMEGLDEIVKSYGTCLRYLPPYSLDFNPIELTFKCSFLFKQIIIRSC, from the coding sequence GTGCCGTTGCACAGCGGCCCGAACGGGACGCTCATCGTCGCCCTGACCCCGGACGAGCTCGGGGCGTTGCTCAGCGTCAACGGGGCCGTCAACGGCGATGTATTTGCCGCCTGCCTCGACCAGGTGCTTGGCCCCACCCTGCGGCCGGGCGACGTGGTGGTGCTCGACAACCTATCGGTGCATAAGATGGAAGGCCTGGACGAAATCGTGAAAAGCTACGGGACCTGCCTGCGCTACCTACCGCCTTATTCGCTCGATTTTAATCCCATTGAACTGACTTTTAAGTGCTCGTTCTTATTTAAACAGATAATCATACGGTCATGCTGA